In Pseudomonas sp. GCEP-101, one DNA window encodes the following:
- a CDS encoding macro domain-containing protein — protein MIRYVEGDILLSKAQVIAHGIAPQDHFDSGLALELRERWPSMVRDYRHASHSNAPKPGSIWIWSGVDADGSTRCIANLLTQGMQGDGRAAKPAGATLENVGHCLKELVKYLKGERVGSVALPCLATGVGGLDWKEVKPLVERYLGELDINVVVYETYRRGIAAAEKL, from the coding sequence ATGATTCGATACGTTGAAGGCGACATTCTGCTGAGCAAGGCCCAGGTCATCGCGCACGGCATTGCGCCGCAGGACCATTTCGACAGCGGCCTGGCGCTGGAGCTGCGCGAACGCTGGCCGTCGATGGTGCGCGACTACCGCCACGCCTCGCATTCCAACGCGCCGAAGCCGGGCTCGATCTGGATCTGGTCGGGCGTGGACGCCGATGGCTCGACCCGCTGCATCGCCAACCTGCTCACCCAGGGCATGCAGGGCGACGGGCGCGCGGCCAAACCGGCCGGGGCGACGCTGGAGAACGTCGGCCACTGCCTGAAGGAGCTGGTCAAATACCTCAAGGGCGAGCGTGTCGGCAGCGTGGCGCTGCCCTGCCTGGCGACGGGTGTCGGCGGGCTGGACTGGAAAGAGGTCAAGCCGCTGGTGGAGCGCTACCTGGGCGAGTTGGACATCAACGTGGTGGTCTATGAGACCTATCGCCGTGGGATAGCGGCCGCCGAAAAACTCTGA